A genomic window from Candidatus Saccharibacteria bacterium includes:
- a CDS encoding type II/IV secretion system protein, with the protein MAVLTEDTQRKVEDRLVEVGALTPEQLDTIKDGAKQAGRPVFAYAIDRGVINEEQLTEAIAKISGTPYVNLSKAVIDAKVLALLPMEVARRFMAVPLGETSDGGAQRLAVAMLDATNIQAVDFLSRAIERPIKVYIASESGINNVISQYHIDMDSVDSVLSGSGSEAVKSVETKDVKVLVQDSPISKILTQLLEYAQRARASDVHIEPLEERLTIRCRIDGVLRRVMDLPKSVESALISRIKILSNLKIDEHRKPQDGQFTIMVGNKEVDLRIAISPVVWGEQVVIRLLDKSGSSFKLEEMGYTGRALRLIRKGIKKPNGMVLTSGPTGSGKSTSLYALVQEIFSEEINIVTLEDPVEYKMSGVNQIQVNPAVGLTFASGLRSILRQDPDVVLVGEIRDSETANLAVQAALTGHLVFSTLHTNSAAGILPRLLDMGIEPFLIASTVNTVIGQRLVRRIAKDAETYQSDAVETNSVHSVAGYLLPKTPEEVASVSEDLGYGDLPLADAQSYTLTRGKSSPLAPNGYKGRMGLYEVMEITDEIQELILKHATSGQIQKVAIAQGMIPMHVDGYLKALAGQTTLEEVNRIAANIA; encoded by the coding sequence ATGGCTGTTTTGACTGAGGATACCCAGCGTAAGGTTGAGGATCGCTTGGTTGAGGTGGGCGCACTGACGCCAGAGCAACTAGATACGATCAAGGACGGAGCAAAACAAGCCGGTCGGCCAGTTTTTGCGTATGCCATCGATCGTGGCGTCATCAACGAGGAACAATTAACAGAGGCAATCGCCAAAATTTCTGGCACGCCGTATGTCAATCTGTCAAAGGCCGTGATCGATGCCAAAGTGCTAGCTTTGCTGCCGATGGAAGTGGCGAGGCGTTTTATGGCGGTGCCGCTCGGTGAAACCAGCGACGGCGGGGCGCAGCGGCTGGCTGTCGCTATGCTCGATGCTACCAATATTCAAGCGGTTGATTTCTTGTCGCGAGCGATTGAGCGTCCGATCAAGGTCTACATTGCTAGCGAATCGGGCATCAACAACGTTATTTCCCAGTATCACATTGACATGGACAGCGTCGATTCGGTGTTGTCTGGATCAGGTAGTGAAGCCGTCAAATCAGTCGAGACCAAAGACGTCAAAGTTCTCGTCCAAGATTCACCGATCAGCAAGATTCTGACGCAGCTTCTAGAATATGCCCAGCGCGCCCGTGCTTCTGATGTTCACATCGAGCCACTCGAGGAACGATTAACGATTAGATGTCGCATCGACGGTGTCTTGCGCCGCGTGATGGATCTGCCAAAATCAGTAGAATCAGCACTAATTTCGCGTATCAAGATTTTGTCGAACCTAAAGATTGACGAACACCGCAAACCACAGGACGGTCAGTTTACGATCATGGTGGGGAACAAAGAAGTCGACCTGCGTATCGCTATCTCGCCCGTGGTCTGGGGTGAGCAGGTAGTTATTCGTTTGCTCGACAAGTCTGGATCGTCATTCAAGCTAGAGGAAATGGGCTATACCGGCCGCGCCTTGCGTTTGATCAGGAAAGGTATCAAAAAGCCAAACGGTATGGTATTGACCTCTGGCCCAACTGGTTCTGGCAAGTCAACCTCGCTCTATGCACTGGTTCAGGAGATCTTTAGCGAGGAAATCAACATTGTGACGCTAGAAGATCCGGTCGAATACAAAATGTCTGGTGTTAATCAGATCCAGGTGAACCCAGCGGTGGGTTTGACCTTTGCCTCCGGGCTACGCTCGATTCTGCGTCAGGATCCAGATGTTGTGCTGGTTGGTGAGATTCGCGATAGTGAAACTGCTAACCTGGCGGTGCAGGCGGCGCTCACCGGGCACCTGGTGTTTTCAACGCTGCACACCAACTCGGCGGCTGGTATCTTGCCGCGTCTGCTCGACATGGGTATTGAGCCATTCCTGATCGCCTCGACGGTCAACACAGTGATTGGTCAGCGACTAGTGCGTCGTATTGCCAAAGATGCCGAAACGTATCAATCTGATGCGGTAGAGACCAACTCGGTCCACAGCGTGGCTGGCTATCTGTTGCCAAAAACGCCTGAGGAGGTAGCGAGTGTCTCGGAAGATCTAGGCTATGGGGATTTGCCGCTCGCTGATGCCCAGTCATACACCTTGACCAGAGGAAAATCATCACCACTAGCACCTAACGGCTACAAAGGTCGCATGGGTCTCTATGAGGTGATGGAGATTACCGATGAAATCCAGGAGCTGATCTTGAAACATGCCACATCGGGTCAGATTCAGAAAGTGGCCATTGCCCAGGGAATGATACCGATGCATGTCGATGGCTATCTCAAGGCGCTAGCAGGGCAGACAACGCTCGAGGAAGTAAATCGCATAGCCGCTAATATTGCGTAA
- the pilM gene encoding type IV pilus assembly protein PilM yields the protein MGIKKSIGEFFALDIGTTALRVVELSHSGQGWNLKHYAVKPIEARLSESTAEADKHNLAQAISEVVATSGVRTKNVAIGVPSSKMFASVVEVPNVPKAELSATIKYQAENYVPMKPDEAKIDWAVIGESATDRQKIEVLVASVLNSFTEARLDMLEELGFNVVAIEPDALAVTRALLPDGVQDGRLVVDMGDSSTDLVLTLGSVPRLIRSVPIGFSTLVKSAKQNLNIEEQQAHQLLLKFGVSPDKLEGQLARSVDNSLEQLLAEVQKSLKFFATKYPGIGIGAILSSGYSASLPGLVDLISQKSGVVSQAATPWQHVNVPAGEQANLAPLSSQFAVAVGLAERIGV from the coding sequence ATGGGCATAAAGAAATCAATAGGGGAATTTTTCGCACTTGACATCGGTACCACAGCACTACGCGTTGTAGAGTTGTCTCACTCCGGTCAAGGTTGGAACTTGAAACATTACGCAGTAAAACCGATCGAAGCACGTCTCAGTGAGTCGACCGCCGAAGCCGATAAACACAACCTAGCCCAGGCTATTTCTGAGGTAGTGGCGACGTCTGGCGTGCGGACTAAAAATGTGGCGATCGGCGTGCCGTCGTCAAAAATGTTTGCCTCTGTCGTCGAGGTGCCAAACGTGCCAAAGGCCGAACTGAGCGCTACGATCAAATACCAGGCTGAAAACTATGTACCAATGAAGCCTGATGAGGCCAAGATCGACTGGGCGGTTATTGGCGAATCAGCAACTGATCGACAGAAGATTGAAGTGTTGGTGGCTAGCGTTTTGAACTCGTTTACTGAGGCGCGACTCGATATGCTCGAGGAATTAGGATTCAATGTCGTAGCCATTGAGCCAGATGCACTGGCTGTAACGAGGGCATTATTGCCTGACGGCGTCCAAGACGGTCGCTTGGTCGTTGATATGGGCGATTCGTCGACCGATTTAGTGTTGACACTCGGTTCGGTGCCACGTTTGATCAGGTCGGTACCAATTGGATTTAGCACTCTGGTAAAATCTGCCAAACAGAACCTTAATATCGAGGAACAGCAAGCTCATCAGTTACTGTTGAAATTCGGTGTATCGCCAGATAAGCTCGAAGGTCAGTTGGCGCGTTCGGTCGATAACAGCCTCGAACAGCTACTCGCCGAAGTCCAGAAATCTCTGAAATTCTTTGCTACGAAATATCCAGGCATTGGTATCGGTGCTATTTTATCGAGTGGCTACAGTGCGTCGCTACCTGGTCTGGTTGATTTGATTAGCCAGAAATCTGGCGTAGTCAGCCAAGCGGCAACACCATGGCAGCACGTTAATGTGCCAGCAGGCGAGCAGGCTAACCTGGCGCCGTTGTCATCGCAATTTGCTGTAGCGGTCGGACTGGCTGAGAGGATAGGGGTCTAG
- the ychF gene encoding redox-regulated ATPase YchF produces MSLKIGLVGLPNVGKSTLFNALTGGNILAANYPFATIEPNTGIVPVPDARLNVLADMYGTDKIIPATVEFVDVAGLVAGASQGEGLGNKFLANIRECDAICHVVRAFESSTILRADGATKTDPKSDIEVINTELMLADIATIENHLPKVTKELKSDPKLRSTIDYLTSLQSQLLSGDIPDSFDDEKLHGLDLLTAKPIIYLFNVDENGLTDQTQQAELARIVINTNSAGDVVPARLQQDGNGASDKPRNDGRTERSQESLSPAGYPQVVFVCAELESQLRELSAVEATELLADYGVTESGLAKLAHAAYDILGLQSYLTAGPKEVRAWTIKQGSTAPQAAGVIHTDFEKGFIAAQIVSYPDLVELGSEAAAKAAGKLRTEGKTYIMQPDDVVEFRFNV; encoded by the coding sequence ATGAGTCTCAAAATCGGCCTCGTCGGGCTGCCTAACGTCGGCAAGTCCACCCTGTTCAACGCCCTGACCGGTGGTAATATTTTGGCTGCCAACTACCCATTTGCGACTATCGAACCTAATACTGGTATTGTACCCGTACCCGATGCGCGGCTCAACGTTCTCGCCGATATGTATGGGACCGACAAAATCATCCCGGCGACCGTTGAATTTGTTGACGTCGCCGGCCTCGTGGCTGGCGCTAGTCAAGGCGAAGGTCTCGGCAATAAATTCCTGGCTAATATCCGTGAGTGCGACGCCATTTGTCACGTAGTGCGCGCCTTTGAATCCTCGACTATCCTGCGAGCCGACGGTGCAACCAAAACTGATCCAAAGAGCGATATCGAGGTTATTAATACCGAACTCATGCTCGCCGACATCGCCACTATCGAAAACCATCTGCCAAAAGTTACAAAGGAGCTAAAGAGCGATCCGAAGCTACGCTCCACAATCGACTATCTCACTAGCCTACAGAGTCAACTACTATCTGGTGATATACCCGACAGTTTTGATGACGAAAAATTGCACGGTCTGGATCTATTAACCGCTAAACCAATAATTTATTTGTTCAATGTTGACGAGAATGGGTTGACCGATCAGACCCAGCAGGCTGAATTAGCTAGAATAGTAATCAATACGAATAGTGCTGGCGATGTTGTTCCTGCGAGGCTCCAGCAGGACGGCAATGGCGCCAGCGACAAGCCCCGTAACGACGGGCGCACGGAGCGTTCGCAAGAATCACTATCGCCAGCCGGCTATCCGCAAGTCGTCTTCGTCTGTGCGGAGCTCGAGAGTCAACTGCGCGAACTGAGCGCCGTCGAAGCTACCGAACTACTAGCCGATTACGGCGTGACCGAATCCGGCCTCGCCAAACTAGCCCACGCCGCCTACGATATCCTGGGTCTCCAGAGTTATCTAACGGCCGGGCCAAAAGAAGTTCGAGCCTGGACCATAAAACAAGGTTCGACCGCCCCACAGGCCGCCGGTGTCATTCACACTGATTTTGAAAAAGGCTTCATCGCCGCTCAGATCGTATCCTATCCCGATCTAGTCGAACTAGGTTCCGAAGCCGCCGCGAAGGCGGCCGGTAAACTCCGCACCGAGGGCAAAACCTATATCATGCAACCAGATGACGTGGTTGAATTCCGATTTAATGTCTAA
- a CDS encoding TlyA family RNA methyltransferase, whose translation MKVRLDHLLVQRGLVATRSQAESYIRLGKVTVADKIITKPGYFVDPTAAIELLQDEQYVSRAGLKLASVAELLHLDFRDKVVLDVGSSTGGFTDYALRRGAAKVIAVDVGTDQMHPSLRSNPQVELYEKTDIRDFHLDQAPNIVVIDVSFISLREILPHIAKQLSNGNTQIVAMVKPQFETGSRLKNAGVIKNNTDRRHILQDFELWSRQYFVIRAKADSDVAGTHGNRERFYALETTKRV comes from the coding sequence ATGAAAGTTCGTTTGGATCATCTATTAGTGCAGCGTGGTTTAGTTGCGACGCGGTCGCAGGCCGAGAGCTATATCCGCCTAGGCAAAGTGACGGTGGCCGACAAAATTATTACCAAGCCCGGTTATTTTGTTGATCCGACTGCAGCTATCGAGCTGCTCCAGGACGAACAATACGTGTCGCGGGCTGGGCTGAAACTAGCTAGCGTGGCCGAGCTGCTGCATCTCGATTTTAGAGACAAAGTTGTTTTAGACGTTGGATCATCGACCGGTGGATTTACTGATTATGCGCTGCGGCGCGGGGCCGCCAAAGTTATTGCGGTTGATGTCGGCACGGATCAGATGCACCCCAGTTTACGGAGTAATCCCCAGGTAGAGCTTTACGAAAAGACCGATATTCGCGATTTTCATTTGGACCAAGCGCCTAATATTGTGGTGATTGACGTCAGTTTCATTAGTTTGCGTGAGATATTGCCGCACATTGCGAAACAGTTATCTAATGGGAATACGCAGATTGTCGCTATGGTCAAGCCGCAATTCGAGACGGGATCACGGTTAAAAAACGCCGGTGTGATCAAAAATAACACCGATCGCCGCCACATTTTGCAGGATTTTGAACTGTGGTCGCGCCAGTATTTTGTAATCCGTGCCAAGGCCGACAGTGACGTGGCGGGCACGCATGGTAACAGAGAGCGATTCTATGCGCTAGAAACCACCAAAAGAGTTTAA
- a CDS encoding serine hydrolase: MEMKRVSHRRPQHSRRPKRLGQLRQRWHDFVCRVDWRLVRKIALITLLLVVLAQILFPGSRVLSQVKIGDKSYAFQSIDQLTDAIKNAFEQSSAKLVADDQTRSVTLLELGASIDASRLATEINDYSWWQRLIPFSIFFAGSSLTDLQSKFNETTLIEASNKLAADMTVEAKNGSITINDQNEIAIEPAQDAVSVESSSIQKAINQANFKIGSTEVKVENQSTKPDISNDVIQETKTKLLAMSHVKITITNSLTKGTTTPGDTDILGWLSIVNSSDITFDETAMADYLTNIAGDSVIAAGTTKIVMVNGKETSRTTGKDGRAVDVDPIVKQLEDALNNQQSAEITMNFKVTTPNIVYDRSYNHSQAALQAYIDQVTSSGTIQISVKQLTGSGWAASSRATESVVSASTYKLFISLLLMKKIDAGTIHWSDTITDMPGVSSITVEQCLINTIHVSANNCAEYWLKEWGKTNVNNDLHGLGFSSATTFSASDAAHTSAADLQKLLIGLYNHSLFSADNANRLLGLMKQQIYRSGIPKGSAGVVADKVGFLWAYLNDAAIVYHPKGTYVLVIMTNNQSWSKIAQITTKIEDIMYGTD; this comes from the coding sequence ATGGAGATGAAGAGGGTGAGTCATCGCAGGCCGCAACACAGCCGGCGGCCAAAACGACTAGGCCAGTTACGACAGCGCTGGCACGACTTTGTTTGCCGTGTCGATTGGCGTTTAGTCAGGAAAATAGCGCTGATCACTCTGCTATTAGTTGTGTTGGCGCAAATTTTATTCCCCGGCAGTCGAGTTTTGTCACAGGTAAAAATCGGTGACAAGAGCTATGCTTTTCAGTCGATTGACCAATTAACAGACGCCATTAAAAACGCATTTGAGCAAAGCTCGGCCAAGCTGGTGGCCGATGACCAGACTAGATCTGTTACATTGTTGGAGCTCGGCGCTTCGATCGATGCTAGCCGGCTGGCTACGGAGATAAATGACTATAGCTGGTGGCAGCGCCTGATTCCTTTTTCGATCTTTTTCGCCGGCAGTTCGCTCACTGATTTGCAATCGAAATTTAATGAGACTACTTTGATTGAGGCGTCAAATAAACTAGCCGCGGACATGACGGTCGAGGCTAAAAATGGTTCAATCACTATCAACGACCAGAATGAAATCGCGATCGAACCAGCCCAGGATGCCGTCAGTGTCGAGTCATCATCTATCCAGAAAGCTATCAATCAGGCGAATTTCAAGATTGGATCGACAGAGGTGAAAGTCGAAAATCAGTCGACTAAACCGGACATCTCGAACGATGTCATCCAGGAGACGAAAACCAAACTGCTCGCGATGAGTCATGTAAAAATCACCATCACGAACAGCCTGACAAAAGGAACAACCACGCCAGGCGATACAGATATTCTAGGCTGGCTCAGTATCGTGAATAGCTCTGATATTACGTTCGACGAGACTGCTATGGCAGATTATCTGACCAACATCGCCGGTGATTCGGTGATCGCGGCTGGCACGACCAAGATTGTCATGGTCAACGGCAAGGAAACGAGTCGCACAACCGGCAAAGATGGTAGGGCAGTCGATGTTGACCCGATCGTTAAACAGCTAGAAGACGCCCTGAATAATCAACAATCCGCCGAAATCACGATGAATTTCAAGGTCACTACACCGAATATCGTCTATGATCGTAGCTATAATCATTCGCAGGCGGCGTTACAGGCTTATATCGATCAGGTGACGAGTAGCGGTACGATTCAGATCAGCGTCAAACAGCTAACTGGTAGCGGCTGGGCGGCTAGTTCGCGCGCCACCGAGAGCGTGGTGTCGGCTAGTACGTACAAGCTTTTCATTTCGCTATTGCTGATGAAAAAGATCGACGCTGGCACAATCCACTGGTCAGATACTATTACAGATATGCCGGGCGTATCGAGTATCACTGTCGAACAATGTCTAATAAATACCATTCACGTGTCGGCGAATAACTGCGCCGAATATTGGTTGAAAGAGTGGGGCAAGACTAACGTCAATAATGATCTGCATGGTCTCGGCTTTTCGAGTGCGACCACGTTCTCGGCCAGTGATGCGGCGCATACGTCGGCGGCAGATCTGCAAAAACTCTTGATTGGTCTCTATAATCACAGTCTGTTTAGTGCCGATAACGCCAATCGTCTCCTCGGGCTCATGAAACAGCAGATTTATCGTAGCGGCATTCCGAAAGGCAGTGCTGGGGTTGTGGCGGACAAGGTCGGTTTCCTCTGGGCCTATCTGAATGACGCAGCAATCGTTTACCACCCGAAGGGCACCTACGTGCTGGTCATCATGACGAATAATCAGTCGTGGTCAAAGATTGCCCAGATCACCACCAAGATCGAAGATATTATGTACGGCACCGATTAA
- the efp gene encoding elongation factor P: MYSPTDLKKGAVIQLDGQPYKVIEYSQKVMGRGGSIVNVKIKNLITGAVLPKTYKGQDKIERAEVTNQTAQYLYSDGTDLFFMNPTSFEQFQLPIAEAEDVPKYILEGGEVQPQFFDSRVINVELPTTVSLTVTYTENVVKGDTTSSVQKDAKLETGITVKVPSFIKTDDVLKVDTRDGSYVERVK, translated from the coding sequence TTGTATAGTCCAACTGATCTGAAAAAAGGCGCGGTCATTCAACTTGATGGCCAACCCTACAAAGTGATCGAATACTCGCAAAAAGTTATGGGGCGGGGTGGTTCGATTGTCAACGTCAAGATCAAAAACTTGATCACTGGTGCGGTCTTGCCAAAAACCTACAAAGGTCAGGACAAGATCGAGCGTGCTGAGGTGACTAACCAAACGGCGCAGTATCTCTATTCTGATGGCACAGATTTGTTTTTCATGAATCCGACCAGTTTCGAACAGTTCCAATTGCCGATCGCCGAGGCCGAGGACGTACCAAAATATATCCTCGAGGGCGGGGAAGTCCAGCCCCAGTTCTTTGACTCGCGAGTCATCAACGTCGAATTGCCAACCACTGTTAGTTTGACGGTGACCTACACCGAAAACGTGGTCAAGGGCGACACGACGAGTAGTGTGCAAAAGGACGCCAAACTCGAAACTGGCATTACTGTGAAAGTTCCATCATTCATCAAGACCGACGATGTGCTCAAGGTCGACACCCGCGACGGCAGCTATGTTGAACGCGTCAAATAA
- a CDS encoding 30S ribosomal protein S18: MAKRLKKVSPKYFDYKDVDTLKRYIDSYGQIDARAKTGLSAKSQRQLAVAVKRARHLALLPFVAS, encoded by the coding sequence ATGGCAAAACGATTAAAGAAAGTTTCACCAAAATATTTTGACTACAAAGACGTCGATACGCTAAAGCGTTACATCGACAGCTATGGTCAAATTGATGCTCGCGCCAAAACTGGTCTGAGCGCTAAATCACAGCGACAACTAGCTGTCGCGGTCAAACGCGCCCGCCACTTGGCACTATTGCCGTTCGTAGCGAGCTAA
- a CDS encoding single-stranded DNA-binding protein — protein sequence MAFNKVILLGNLTADPETRTTPSGQSVTSFSLAVNRTWNDANGQRQEETSFINCTAWGQRGETIAKYVQKGRQLLVSGRLQQRSWDDKDTGKKRSTIDVVVEEFSFVSDGRGGGSDSASSANSSRSSSASKAASAPADDIDSAPIDLSDIPF from the coding sequence ATGGCATTTAACAAAGTAATTTTACTCGGGAACCTAACTGCCGATCCAGAAACACGTACCACGCCGAGCGGCCAGAGCGTAACGAGCTTTAGCCTAGCGGTTAATCGCACCTGGAACGACGCCAACGGTCAACGCCAAGAAGAAACCAGCTTTATCAACTGTACTGCCTGGGGTCAACGCGGCGAAACGATTGCAAAATACGTGCAGAAAGGTCGTCAATTGTTGGTCAGCGGTCGCTTGCAACAGCGTAGCTGGGACGACAAGGACACTGGCAAAAAACGCAGCACTATCGACGTCGTCGTCGAAGAGTTCAGTTTTGTCAGCGACGGTCGGGGCGGCGGTAGCGATAGCGCTTCGTCAGCCAACTCATCGCGATCATCGAGCGCCAGCAAAGCTGCCTCGGCACCTGCTGATGACATCGACAGCGCACCAATTGACCTGAGTGACATACCATTTTAA
- the rpsF gene encoding 30S ribosomal protein S6, protein MPTTNTSEYELVVLYRPELESKIEAPLKKVANIITTNGGKIVSEDDWGRRELAYSIAGETHAVYRVYTLELPSEAPAAISSVLNITDEVVRYLLSKVDAKAQAVLAEEKTRKVASTDTTDEK, encoded by the coding sequence GTGCCCACAACTAATACTAGTGAGTACGAGTTGGTAGTTTTATACCGACCCGAACTCGAGTCAAAGATCGAAGCGCCGCTCAAGAAAGTCGCGAATATTATCACGACTAATGGTGGTAAAATTGTCAGCGAAGACGACTGGGGACGCCGTGAATTGGCGTATTCCATTGCCGGCGAAACGCACGCCGTCTATCGGGTTTACACCTTGGAATTACCATCCGAGGCGCCAGCTGCTATTAGCTCGGTCTTGAACATCACCGACGAAGTCGTTCGCTACCTGCTGAGCAAGGTTGACGCCAAGGCTCAAGCTGTTTTAGCAGAGGAAAAAACTCGCAAAGTAGCTTCAACCGACACCACGGACGAGAAGTAA